From the Syngnathoides biaculeatus isolate LvHL_M chromosome 10, ASM1980259v1, whole genome shotgun sequence genome, one window contains:
- the adnpa gene encoding activity-dependent neuroprotective protein a — protein sequence MYQIPVNDLTKLRKARKQVKNALEDIGLEYCKEVINELKDFSPGDKIFNETLYTDICVWHPAYSKIQDYRSRPYCCRECRFSSATYAGYKNHFRHAHKKIIQDRVLLNCSYCTFIASRRTLEIHVRVFHKDKLDQQISRINAVRQRQVASNKPALGSARSLYFCKKCTYRDSLYNAVRKHIYREHFKHVVAPYLRMVPKSSVPNGAPFNGDNILCKRCKFTTKTYESLVQHVIEYHERIGAQVTTMIGHANVVVSNLPNMSQKSSMIINGGSSLSVNAKAQPVIGYLKPPGPTFKRQSLSAAKQVGVKAPPNTVPESNVPGVNTSQTQKWKICTVCNELFPETLYSAHFESAHKARIVWAMAKYIMKIHNFTSKCLLCNRYLPSDTLLNHLLVHGITCPQCHSAFHSVEKLLEHERQAHLSVFVGPPGSAPLTFDLTIKQNVQLHVLTFNMKESENKDLSFNPLVKVTPSIAEMQTHEPESMCSTERERNDLNRTMCPLCCTNVKDPVPNALAVHLRQRHQVLQTMHPVEKKMTYKCIHCLGVYTSNMVASTITLHLVQCRAVGRKQASLGAKSPLTLNSSGMSMLKRPMPSTRIASYPKKIKLTAESILPSTTGKKTGTGELTLDPNVHKTYEARKNFLKSYFNQRPYPSPKEEKKLSASLWIWKADISKHFAVLQKECKSLCETFSMSVLLGFDMQALNKVKHDMIFKNVQIESTSRRPGGLKSGIPNMTKNLKGVSSSLRNTCTEPILIDSDSEPEMQQPPVAKRNGDSDLHKDASKVTQTGEEHLCDSTQPGDSAQMGEKPPGDLAQMDEKPTGDWTQMEEKLPADSPQSEKKQPGDATQTEEKPPGDSTQTEEKQGDDSTPTEEKRPDESTPSGEEVRVNTEEPLSANEISLQDESANN from the coding sequence gACTATCGATCAAGGCCTTACTGCTGCAGAGAGTGTCGGTTTTCTTCCGCAACCTACGCGGGTTACAAGAATCACTTCCGCCACGCACACAAGAAAATCATCCAGGATCGAGTTCTTCTTAACTGTTCTTACTGCACGTTCATTGCAAGCAGGAGAACATTGGAGATTCATGTTAGAGTATTCCACAAGGACAAATTGGACCAGCAGATTTCACGGATTAATGCAGTCAGACAGAGACAAGTGGCCTCAAATAAGCCTGCCCTTGGTTCAGCCAGGTCTTTGTACTTTTGCAAAAAATGCACTTACCGTGACAGTCTCTACAATGCTGTAAGAAAGCACATCTACCGGGAACATTTCAAGCACGTTGTGGCTCCATACCTGCGTATGGTTCCCAAATCCTCTGTTCCAAACGGTGCTCCTTTTAACGGAGACAACATCCTTTGCAAACGCTGCAAGTTTACCACGAAAACGTATGAGTCGCTGGTGCAGCATGTCATAGAATATCATGAGCGCATAGGGGCTCAGGTAACGACTATGATTGGACATGCGAATGTTGTTGTCTCCAATTTGCCAAACATGTCCCAGAAATCTTCTATGATTATCAATGGGGGctcgtctctctcagttaatgCAAAAGCACAACCAGTCATTGGCTACTTAAAGCCACCGGGTCCAACTTTTAAACGTCAGTCTTTGAGTGCAGCCAAACAGGTCGGCGTTAAAGCCCCCCCCAACACTGTGCCCGAAAGCAATGTGCCTGGTGTCAACACATCCCAGACGCAGAAGTGGAAGATATGTACAGTGTGCAATGAGCTTTTTCCAGAGACACTTTACAGTGCTCATTTTGAAAGTGCGCACAAGGCTAGAATAGTGTGGGCCATGGCCAAGTATATCATGAAAATCCACAACTTTACCAGTAAATGTTTGCTTTGCAATCGCTACCTGCCCAGCGATACGCTGCTTAACCATCTGCTAGTACATGGGATCACTTGTCCACAGTGCCACTCTGCGTTCCACAGTGTGGAGAAACTCCTTGAGCATGAGCGCCAGGCTCACCTCAGTGTTTTTGTAGGACCGCCGGGATCAGCACCGCTCACTTTTGATCTCACCATCAAGCAAAACGTGCAGCTTCATGTTCTGACCTTTAACATGAAAGAGTCTGAGAACAAAGATCTGTCTTTCAATCCTCTTGTCAAAGTGACACCTTCCATTGCAGAAATGCAGACTCATGAGCCTGAAAGTATGTGCTCCACAGAGAGGGAAAGGAACGACTTGAACAGGACCATGTGTCCGCTTTGTTGCACCAATGTGAAAGATCCGGTGCCGAACGCTCTGGCCGTTCACCTAAGGCAGCGACATCAGGTGCTCCAAACAATGCATCcagttgaaaagaaaatgacatacAAGTGCATCCATTGTTTGGGAGTGTACACAAGCAACATGGTGGCTTCCACAATTACACTGCATCTTGTCCAGTGCAGAGCAGTAGGAAGGAAGCAGGCGAGTCTCGGTGCCAAGTCGCCATTGACGCTTAACTCGTCAGGGATGAGCATGCTCAAGAGGCCGATGCCGTCAACACGGATAGCATCTTACCCCAAGAAGATCAAACTAACTGCAGAGTCAATACTTCCTTCCACCACTGGAAAGAAAACCGGTACTGGGGAGCTGACTCTTGATCCCAATGTGCACAAGACATATGAGGCTCGTAAAAATTTCCTAAAATCTTATTTCAATCAACGACCTTACCCTtcccccaaagaagaaaagaaactgTCTGCCAGCCTCTGGATATGGAAAGCTGACATCTCTAAGCACTTTGCAGTTTTGCAAAAGGAATGCAAAAGTCTCTGTGAGACATTCAGCATGTCTGTGCTGCTTGGATTTGACATGCAGGCCCTCAACAAAGTGAAACATGACATGATTTTCAAGAACGTCCAGATTGAAAGCACTTCAAGGAGGCCAGGTGGACTCAAGTCTGGTATTCCAAACATGACCAAAAATCTTAAGGGTGTCTCTTCCAGCTTGAGGAACACATGCACAGAGCCCATTCTAATTGACTCAGACAGTGAACCAGAAATGCAGCAGCCACCTGTCGCTAAGAGAAATGGTGACTCGGACCTGCACAAAGATGCATCCAAAGTGACTCAGACGGGGGAGGAGCACCTGTGTGACTCGACGCAGCCAGGTGATTCAGCACAGATGGGAGAGAAACCACCAGGCGACTTGGCACAGATGGACGAAAAGCCAACAGGTGACTGGACACAGATGGAAGAGAAGCTACCAGCTGACTCGCCACAGTCGGAAAAGAAGCAGCCAGGCGACGCGACCCAGACAGAAGAGAAGCCTCCAGGTGACTCGACACAGACGGAAGAGAAGCAGGGAGATGACTCGACACCGACGGAAGAGAAGCGGCCAGATGAATCCACACCGAGCGGAGAGGAGGTTAGAGTAAACACAGAAGAGCCCTTAAGTGCAAATGAAATATCTTTGCAAGATGAAAGTGCAAACAATTGA